A window from Triticum aestivum cultivar Chinese Spring chromosome 6D, IWGSC CS RefSeq v2.1, whole genome shotgun sequence encodes these proteins:
- the LOC123144397 gene encoding probable serine/threonine-protein kinase SIS8: MSRMKHLLRKLHLSGAGAGTASAGGPTAATPSPDHHRPRQRRSAQSPLPPPVVAAAVADPPLPAPAAAAPEEPTGMGAETTMTRLEEEYHMRLALAISASDPAGLVDPDSVQMRAAERISLGGPAAAPGDRTTMEALSARYWNHNVVNYDEKLSDGFYDVCGAPMDPGFQVKFPSLSSLRAIPVGRDVAYVVILVNRERDPMLKRLEGRAMEIAAQSRAERGGIASAELVQKIASLVVDAMGGVVEDADAMNREWSTKSRQLCAGLNSIALPLGSLGIGLSRHRSLLFKVLADRVNLPCKLVKGICYTGTDEGAINFVKIDFDSAEYIVDLMGAPGTLIPSEISVSQFQDSNNSQLSSDAIEESVAELCIALEQVSGVYESKNDMGGSSSDRNSVLELPTPHLEDTCHTENPLKQRIISDEGQFDEFNIKGDISQQKKVNDTSKYLVPGVVDPQFAQNLHDLLLEGGALLPSGLLSCQNSHNSGNTTEMGKSSPEVKEIPGWLLVGQTGQISPERSVAEDSLPKIPLPPCEDGQYPVENTEATIGSLGTISIEGDRVAEHSMANMSESSSANLGKLSCSSTKTISSVMDDVAEDEISWEDLHIGERIGLGSYGEVYHADWNGTEVAVKKFLDQDLSGVALEQFKCEVRIMSRLRHPNVVLFLGYVTQPPNLSILTEYLPRGSLYRLLHRPNSKVDETRRLKMAFDVAKGMNYLHTSHPTIVHRDLKSPNLLVDKNWVVKVSDFGMSRLKHHTFLSSKSTAGTPEWMAPEVLRNEPANEMCDVYSFGVILWELATLRVPWSGLNPMQVVGAVGFQNKRLDIPKEVDPLVASIISSCWDNDPSKRPSFSQLLSPLKKLQRLLVTESL, translated from the exons ATGTCACGCATGAAGCACCTCCTTCGCAAGCtccacctctccggcgccggcgccggcaccgCCAGCGCCGGCGGGCCCACTGCGGCGACCCCGTCCCCCGACCACCACCGCCCGCGGCAACGGCGCTCCGCCCAGTCGCCCCTGCCGCCGCCGGTCGTGGCCGCCGCGGTTGCCGACCCTCCGCTGCCCGCCCCGGCGGCCGCGGCCCCCGAGGAGCCGACGGGGATGGGGGCGGAGACGACCATGACGCGCCTGGAGGAGGAGTACCACATGCGGCTCGCCCTCGCGATCTCGGCGTCGGATCCCGCGGGGCTCGTCGATCCGGACTCCGTTCAGATGCGCGCCGCCGAGCGCATCAGCCTGGGTGGCCCGGCCGCCGCGCCCGGGGACCGGACCACCATGGAGGCCCTCTCCGCCCGCTACTGGAACCACAACGTGGTCAACTACGATGAGAAACTCTCGGATGGCTTCTACGACGTCTGTGGCGCACCCATGGATCCGGGCTTCCAGGTCAAATTCCCATCCTTGAGCAGCCTCAGGGCGATTCCCGTAGGGCGAGATGTTGCTTATGTCGTCATTTTGGTGAACCGGGAGCGTGATCCCATGTTGAAGCGCCTCGAGGGGAGAGCAATGGAGATTGCTGCACAAAGTAGGGCAGAACGCGGTGGAATTGCGTCAGCTGAGCTTGTACAGAAGATAGCTAGCCTAGTAGTTGATGCCATGGGTGGTGTAGTGGAGGATGCTGATGCCATGAACAGGGAATGGTCCACAAAGAGCCGCCAGCTCTGTGCTGGGCTAAACAGTATTGCCCTTCCTCTTGGTTCACTTGGAATTGGGCTCTCGCGCCACAGATCTCTGCTTTTTAAG GTACTAGCTGACCGAGTTAATCTGCCATGCAAGCTTGTCAAAGGAATATGTTATACTGGAACAGATGAAGGCGCTATTAACTTTGTTAAAATCGACTTTGACAG TGCTGAATATATTGTTGACTTGATGGGAGCTCCAGGCACCTTAATACCTTCAGAGATTTCTGTCAGTCAATTTCAGGACTCCAACAATAGTCAACTGAGCAGTGACGCCATTGAAGAGAGTGTTGCAGAACTATGCATAGCTCTTGAGCAGGTTAGCGGTGTATATGAGAGTAAAAATGACATGGGTGGAAGTTCATCTGATCGTAATTCTGTCCTAGAACTTCCGACTCCACATTTGGAAGATACATGTCACACAGAGAACCCACTTAAACAACGCATTATCTCCGACGAAGGCCAATTTGATGAATTCAACATTAAAGGCGATATTTCTCAGCAGAAGAAAGTGAATGACACTTCCAAGTATTTAGTTCCTGGAGTAGTGGACCCACAGTTTGCACAAAATTTGCATGACTTGCTCCTGGAGGGTGGTGCTTTGCTACCATCTGGTTTGTTATCATGTCAAAATAGTCATAATTCTGGCAATACAACAGAGATGGGCAAATCTTCTCCTGAAGTTAAAGAAATTCCTGGATGGTTGCTAGTTGGTCAAACAGGTCAGATTTCACCAGAACGTTCTGTAGCTGAAGATTCTTTACCAAAGATTCCCTTGCCACCTTGTGAAGATGGACAATACCCTGTAGAAAATACAGAAGCAACTATCGGAAGTTTGGGTACTATTTCAATTGAGGGTGATAGGGTTGCTGAACATTCTATGGCAAACATGTCAGAAAGTAGCAGTGCGAATTTGGGCAAGTTGAGCTGTTCTAGTACGAAAACAATCAGCTCTGTTATGGATGATGTTGCTGAAGATGAAATATCATGGGAAGATCTTCATATAGGAGAGCGCATTGGTCTAG GTTCATATGGGGAAGTTTATCATGCAGATTGGAATGGCACG GAGGTTGCTGTAAAGAAATTCCTTGACCAGGATTTGTCAGGTGTTGCACTGGAGCAATTCAAATGTGAA GTGCGAATCATGTCAAGGCTAAGACACCCCAATGTAGTTCTTTTCTTGGGATATGTGACGCAACCTCCAAATCTCTCTATATTAACCGAATACCTTCCAAG AGGGAGCCTATATCGCCTATTGCATCGGCCAAATAGCAAAGTTGATGAAACACGAAGGTTGAAGATGGCATTTGATGTG GCAAAAGGAATGAATTACTTGCACACTAGCCATCCTACTATTGTACATCGTGATTTGAAATCACCAAATCTTTTAGTGGACAAAAATTGGGTTGTTAAG GTGTCAGATTTTGGGATGTCAAGGTTGAAGCATCATACTTTTCTTTCCTCCAAGTCGACAGCTGGAACA CCGGAGTGGATGGCACCAGAGGTCCTGCGTAATGAGCCAGCTAATGAGAT GTGTGATGTCTACAGTTTTGGAGTAATCCTGTGGGAATTAGCAACGTTGCGTGTACCTTGGAGTGGGCTGAATCCAATGCAAGTCGTCGGAGCAGTTGGGTTCCAGAACAAACGACTAGACATTCCCAAAGAGGTCGACCCACTGGTTGCTAGCATAATATCTTCATGTTGGGACAA CGACCCAAGCAAACGACCATCGTTCTCCCAGCTCTTGTCACCGCTAAAGAAATTACAGCGGCTACTTGTTACAGAAAGCCTCTGA